The following proteins are encoded in a genomic region of Microbacterium sp. NC79:
- a CDS encoding uracil-DNA glycosylase → MTTLEQLASDGRIDAGWAEALAPVAADIAAVSARVQAERDAGVEVLPAADNVFRAFQRPLADVRVLIVGQDPYPTPGHAIGLSFAVNRDVRPLPRSLSNIYKELNADLGIEPASHGDLSAWADQGVMMLNRVLTVAPGAAGSHRRWGWERITEHAIRVLAAREQPLVAVLWGKDAENLRGWLGKTPAIVSAHPSPLSASRGFFGSRPFSAVNDLLRQQGAAPIDWRVER, encoded by the coding sequence GTGACAACGCTCGAGCAGTTGGCGTCTGACGGAAGAATCGACGCCGGATGGGCCGAGGCCCTCGCACCTGTCGCCGCCGATATCGCCGCCGTTTCAGCGCGGGTGCAGGCCGAACGTGATGCCGGTGTCGAGGTGCTGCCCGCCGCTGACAACGTGTTTCGCGCCTTCCAACGCCCACTCGCCGATGTGCGCGTGCTGATCGTTGGGCAAGATCCCTACCCGACTCCCGGGCACGCCATCGGCCTTTCTTTCGCGGTCAACCGCGATGTGCGCCCACTGCCGCGGAGTCTCAGCAACATCTACAAAGAGCTCAACGCCGACCTCGGCATTGAGCCAGCGTCGCACGGCGATTTGTCGGCGTGGGCCGATCAGGGCGTCATGATGTTGAATCGTGTGTTGACGGTCGCGCCCGGTGCCGCCGGATCGCACCGCCGCTGGGGGTGGGAACGTATCACCGAACACGCCATCCGCGTGCTCGCGGCCCGCGAGCAACCACTCGTCGCGGTGCTCTGGGGCAAAGATGCCGAAAACCTTCGCGGCTGGCTTGGCAAGACGCCTGCGATCGTATCCGCCCACCCATCGCCACTGTCAGCCTCGCGTGGATTCTTTGGTTCCCGCCCCTTTTCCGCCGTCAACGACCTGTTGCGCCAGCAGGGGGCAGCGCCGATCGACTGGCGAGTGGAGCGATGA
- a CDS encoding SDR family oxidoreductase, translating into MTRRAVVTGASSGIGRATVVALREAGWDVVGVARRAERLAQVAAETGAAVFAADLTKQADVDALAQYLESTGTIHALVQVAGGAAGTERIEDARTDDWEWMFQANVMSTQRLVAALLPQLRRASLTGGHADFAFVTSTAAQTAYEGGAGYNAAKAGESMVVKALRLELAGEPLRVTEIAPGMVFTEEFTLNRNRGNTGAVAATYEGVAAPLVASDVADVISYALNAPGHVNLDLITMRPVAQAAQHVLIRGELKPRL; encoded by the coding sequence ATGACGAGGCGTGCAGTTGTAACGGGAGCAAGTTCAGGTATCGGCCGCGCGACGGTTGTCGCGCTCCGCGAGGCCGGCTGGGATGTGGTGGGTGTGGCTCGCCGCGCGGAGCGTCTCGCCCAGGTCGCCGCAGAGACGGGAGCCGCGGTGTTCGCCGCTGACCTGACAAAGCAGGCCGATGTTGATGCCCTCGCGCAGTATCTGGAAAGCACCGGAACCATTCACGCACTGGTGCAGGTCGCCGGCGGTGCTGCCGGCACGGAGCGCATCGAAGACGCGCGCACCGACGACTGGGAGTGGATGTTCCAGGCCAACGTGATGAGCACGCAGCGCCTTGTTGCCGCGCTTCTTCCCCAACTGCGTCGGGCCTCGCTCACGGGCGGCCACGCCGACTTCGCGTTTGTCACGTCTACCGCGGCCCAGACCGCATATGAGGGCGGTGCTGGCTACAACGCCGCGAAGGCGGGGGAGTCGATGGTCGTGAAGGCGCTTCGCCTTGAGCTTGCCGGTGAACCACTACGCGTCACCGAGATTGCCCCCGGCATGGTCTTCACCGAAGAATTCACCCTCAACCGCAACCGCGGTAACACCGGGGCTGTGGCAGCGACGTACGAAGGCGTCGCAGCTCCGCTCGTTGCCAGCGATGTGGCCGACGTCATCAGCTACGCGCTCAACGCCCCCGGTCACGTCAACCTCGACCTCATTACGATGCGCCCGGTCGCTCAAGCGGCACAGCACGTGCTGATTCGTGGTGAGCTGAAGCCCCGCCTGTAA
- a CDS encoding bifunctional o-acetylhomoserine/o-acetylserine sulfhydrylase, producing the protein MSAPENWRFETKQIHSGAAPDPVTKARATPIYQTTSYVFDSTDHAANLFALAEFGNIYTRIQNPTQDVAEQRIAALEGGTGALLVSSGQAAATTAILNIAGAGDHIVSSSSIYGGTYNLFKYTLGKLGIEVTFVENQDDLDEWRNAVRPNTKLFFGETIGNPKINVLDIAGIAAVAHEAGLPLIADNTIATPYLIKPFEHGADIVIHSATKFLGGHGTVIGGSIVDGGRFKWSENVEKFPGLTEPDPSYNGASYTAAVGDGLAFIIKARVQLLRDLGSAIAPASAWQLIQGIETLSLRIERHVQNAQEIAEWLDNHPDVATVNYSGLPSSPWYAAANKYAPKGVGAVLSFELKGGVDAGRAFVNNLSLFSHLANIGDVRSLVIHPASTTHSQLSPEQQLTAGVTPGLVRLSVGLENIEDIKADLETGLAAARVQIEQTRV; encoded by the coding sequence ATGTCTGCACCCGAGAACTGGCGTTTTGAGACCAAGCAGATCCACTCTGGCGCTGCGCCAGACCCGGTCACCAAGGCTCGCGCCACCCCGATTTACCAGACCACGTCGTACGTGTTCGACAGCACCGACCACGCCGCGAACCTGTTCGCGCTTGCCGAGTTCGGCAACATCTACACCCGCATTCAGAACCCGACGCAGGATGTCGCAGAGCAGCGCATCGCAGCACTCGAAGGCGGCACCGGAGCCCTCCTCGTCTCATCGGGCCAGGCGGCAGCAACCACCGCAATCTTGAACATCGCTGGCGCTGGTGACCACATCGTCTCCTCCAGCTCGATCTACGGCGGCACGTACAACCTCTTCAAGTACACGCTGGGCAAGCTCGGCATTGAGGTCACGTTCGTGGAGAACCAGGACGACCTCGACGAGTGGCGCAACGCTGTTCGCCCGAACACCAAGCTGTTCTTCGGCGAGACGATCGGTAACCCGAAGATCAACGTGCTCGACATTGCCGGCATTGCCGCTGTCGCCCACGAGGCTGGTCTCCCACTCATCGCCGACAACACGATCGCGACACCGTACCTGATCAAGCCGTTCGAGCACGGTGCTGACATCGTGATTCACTCCGCCACGAAGTTCCTCGGCGGTCACGGCACGGTCATCGGTGGTTCCATCGTCGATGGCGGCCGCTTCAAGTGGTCAGAAAACGTCGAGAAGTTCCCGGGTCTCACGGAGCCCGACCCGTCGTACAACGGCGCAAGCTACACCGCCGCTGTTGGCGATGGCCTCGCTTTCATCATCAAGGCGCGCGTGCAGTTGCTGCGCGACCTCGGTTCAGCGATTGCTCCGGCGAGCGCATGGCAGCTCATTCAGGGCATTGAGACCCTGTCGCTGCGCATCGAGCGCCACGTGCAGAACGCGCAGGAGATCGCCGAGTGGCTCGACAACCACCCCGACGTCGCGACCGTCAACTACTCGGGTCTGCCGTCGTCGCCGTGGTACGCCGCCGCGAACAAGTACGCCCCCAAGGGTGTCGGCGCTGTGCTGTCGTTCGAACTCAAGGGCGGCGTTGACGCTGGCCGCGCGTTCGTCAACAACCTGAGCCTGTTCAGCCACCTCGCCAACATCGGTGATGTGCGCTCGCTCGTGATCCACCCGGCATCGACCACGCACTCCCAGCTGAGCCCCGAGCAGCAGCTCACCGCGGGCGTCACGCCTGGCCTCGTGCGTCTTTCGGTTGGTCTCGAGAACATCGAAGACATCAAGGCTGACCTGGAGACCGGTCTCGCCGCCGCTCGCGTGCAGATCGAGCAGACCCGCGTCTAA
- a CDS encoding homoserine O-acetyltransferase: protein MDWQVSEDTVPSAPVTEADARSLLGRPPATGAWRDGDPAGERHFATFGTFRTESGGQLPSFRLAYETWGELNPDRNNAILILHALTGDSHVRGDASRAHPTAGWWEDIVGPGAAIDTDKYFVIAPNILGGCQGSTGPSSIAPDGYEWASRFPYLTIRDQVAAQRMLADHLEIDRFFAVIGGSMGGMHALEWAVTTPDRVARLAVLSSPPLNTADQIALNSVQLEAIAIDPHFNGGEYYDAGDGEGPNRGLALARRMALLNYRSPSELNQRFQRSWQSPVSPFGLGGRFAVESYLDFHGNKFTRRFDANSYVILVGAMDSHDVGRDRGGVEDALARVTATTLVLGIDSDRLFPVDGQHRIAKGIPNTLDGNQAVVISSDFGHDGFLIEHEAVSMHLRRLLAA, encoded by the coding sequence ATGGATTGGCAGGTTTCCGAAGACACGGTGCCGTCGGCTCCCGTAACGGAGGCTGACGCTCGATCGTTGCTGGGTCGTCCCCCGGCGACTGGAGCGTGGCGTGATGGTGATCCGGCGGGTGAGCGTCACTTCGCGACCTTCGGCACATTCCGCACCGAATCGGGTGGCCAGTTGCCGTCGTTCCGCCTTGCCTACGAGACGTGGGGTGAGTTGAACCCGGATCGTAACAACGCGATCCTGATCTTGCACGCTCTCACCGGTGACTCCCACGTGCGCGGCGATGCGAGCCGCGCACACCCAACCGCGGGCTGGTGGGAAGACATTGTGGGCCCAGGCGCCGCTATTGACACTGACAAGTACTTCGTCATCGCGCCGAATATTCTTGGCGGCTGCCAAGGCTCGACCGGCCCCTCCAGCATTGCGCCCGATGGGTACGAGTGGGCTTCGCGCTTTCCCTACCTCACGATCCGTGATCAGGTTGCCGCGCAGCGTATGCTTGCCGACCATCTCGAGATCGACCGTTTCTTTGCTGTCATCGGTGGTTCCATGGGCGGCATGCACGCGCTGGAGTGGGCCGTCACAACTCCCGATCGTGTCGCACGCCTCGCCGTGTTGTCTTCGCCCCCGCTCAACACAGCGGATCAGATCGCACTCAACTCGGTGCAGCTGGAAGCCATCGCGATCGACCCGCACTTTAACGGCGGCGAGTATTACGACGCTGGCGACGGTGAAGGCCCCAACCGAGGTCTCGCGCTCGCACGTCGCATGGCTCTGCTCAACTACCGCAGCCCATCAGAGCTCAACCAGCGGTTCCAGCGCTCGTGGCAGTCACCGGTATCGCCGTTTGGTCTTGGCGGGCGATTCGCGGTGGAGAGTTACCTCGACTTTCACGGCAACAAGTTCACCCGCCGATTCGATGCGAACAGCTATGTGATCCTCGTCGGAGCGATGGACTCCCACGATGTCGGCCGTGACCGCGGCGGCGTAGAAGACGCTCTCGCACGCGTGACGGCCACGACGCTCGTGCTCGGTATTGACAGCGACCGCCTTTTCCCCGTCGACGGTCAGCACCGCATCGCTAAGGGCATCCCCAACACGCTTGATGGCAACCAGGCTGTGGTGATCTCCAGCGATTTCGGCCACGATGGCTTCCTGATTGAACACGAAGCCGTCAGCATGCATCTGCGGCGCTTGCTCGCCGCCTAA
- a CDS encoding NUDIX domain-containing protein: MTDAVPGADALRSFMSQTEAARERGADPVPIAARAATVVVAREGADGPEILMLRRPERGTFAGAWVFPGGKVDPEDAVPGGTMADQLKATAVRETKEETGLDVVPDNLVQISTWEPPTDTAVRIRTWFFVALASSGTFVPSPDEVAEWTWIRPIDMLERHAQGRVTLYPPTFITLTALTGCGESLAAWSTHLRDVQPREYGTRMRKRDGTTVLFWQGDYEYDADRPDTTGPRHRIVAGALPWTYLNEVWAS, translated from the coding sequence ATGACCGATGCTGTTCCTGGCGCTGACGCGCTTCGCTCTTTTATGTCGCAGACCGAGGCCGCTCGCGAACGAGGAGCAGATCCGGTTCCGATTGCGGCGCGTGCGGCGACAGTTGTGGTCGCCCGCGAGGGCGCTGATGGCCCCGAAATTTTGATGCTCCGTCGCCCCGAACGCGGCACGTTTGCCGGCGCTTGGGTCTTTCCGGGCGGCAAGGTTGACCCCGAAGATGCGGTGCCTGGCGGAACCATGGCTGATCAGCTTAAAGCAACGGCGGTTCGCGAGACGAAGGAGGAGACCGGACTCGACGTCGTGCCGGATAACCTCGTGCAGATTTCTACCTGGGAGCCGCCTACCGACACCGCGGTGCGTATTCGTACCTGGTTCTTCGTTGCGCTGGCGTCATCAGGCACCTTTGTGCCTTCACCCGATGAGGTGGCGGAGTGGACGTGGATTCGTCCCATCGACATGCTGGAGCGTCACGCACAAGGCCGTGTCACGCTGTATCCGCCGACATTCATCACGCTGACGGCGCTCACCGGGTGTGGCGAGTCGCTGGCTGCCTGGAGCACGCACTTGCGTGACGTGCAGCCGCGCGAATACGGCACCCGCATGCGAAAGCGTGACGGAACCACGGTGCTGTTCTGGCAGGGCGACTACGAGTATGACGCGGATCGGCCGGATACGACCGGACCTCGTCACCGTATTGTCGCCGGCGCGTTGCCGTGGACCTACCTCAACGAAGTTTGGGCCTCGTAG
- a CDS encoding SDR family NAD(P)-dependent oxidoreductase, producing MRLENKVAIVTGGAGGIGQGIVKKFLDEGAKVLVVDVIPQADGDTLIAELATGRGAAYLQKDISVEANAAAIIAKALEHFGKLDVLVNNAHASKQAPIMDTTQEMWDLSFGTGMYATYNLMRAAHPELKKTQGSIVNFASGAGIKGLPNQVTYAAAKEAIRAISRVAAHEWAADGIRVNLVSPVALTPGIQQWAAAYPAEYQKVVDGVPLGRLGDPKDDIAPVVAFLASDDARYLTGQTLMTDGGSTMSA from the coding sequence ATGCGGCTCGAGAACAAGGTCGCCATTGTCACCGGTGGCGCCGGCGGTATCGGTCAAGGAATCGTAAAGAAGTTTCTCGATGAGGGTGCGAAAGTACTTGTTGTCGATGTCATTCCTCAGGCAGACGGCGACACGCTGATCGCCGAACTCGCCACCGGCCGTGGTGCCGCGTATCTGCAGAAGGACATTTCTGTCGAGGCAAACGCCGCCGCCATCATCGCAAAGGCGCTCGAGCACTTCGGCAAGCTCGACGTGCTCGTGAACAACGCACACGCATCCAAGCAGGCACCGATTATGGACACCACGCAGGAGATGTGGGATCTCAGCTTCGGCACCGGCATGTACGCGACGTATAACCTGATGCGCGCTGCCCACCCCGAACTGAAGAAGACGCAGGGCTCGATCGTGAACTTTGCGTCAGGCGCTGGCATTAAGGGCCTGCCCAACCAGGTCACCTACGCCGCCGCTAAGGAGGCCATCCGCGCGATCAGTCGCGTCGCCGCCCACGAGTGGGCAGCAGACGGTATTCGCGTCAACCTGGTGTCGCCGGTCGCACTCACTCCCGGCATTCAGCAGTGGGCTGCGGCCTACCCTGCCGAGTACCAGAAGGTCGTCGATGGTGTGCCCCTCGGCCGCCTTGGCGACCCGAAGGATGACATCGCGCCCGTCGTTGCTTTCCTCGCAAGCGACGATGCTCGCTACCTCACCGGTCAGACGCTGATGACCGACGGTGGATCGACGATGTCGGCCTAA
- a CDS encoding thiamine-binding protein — MLLAFSVAPSGTGRADGSVHDAVAAAVRVVRESGLPNRTSSMFTEIEGEWDEVFDVVKRAAAAVEPFGSRISLVIKADIRPGYSGEINAKIDRLEQAMDEQEQPSGE; from the coding sequence ATGCTTCTCGCTTTCTCCGTCGCTCCCTCCGGTACCGGCCGTGCCGATGGTTCCGTTCACGATGCTGTCGCTGCCGCGGTTCGCGTCGTGCGCGAATCTGGCCTCCCCAACCGCACGTCCAGCATGTTCACCGAAATCGAGGGGGAGTGGGATGAAGTCTTCGATGTCGTGAAGCGCGCGGCGGCGGCGGTGGAACCATTTGGCTCGCGAATTTCGCTTGTCATCAAGGCTGACATTCGCCCCGGCTATTCGGGCGAGATCAACGCCAAGATTGACCGTCTGGAGCAGGCGATGGACGAGCAAGAACAGCCGAGCGGCGAGTAG
- a CDS encoding ADP/ATP-dependent (S)-NAD(P)H-hydrate dehydratase — MKHTRVEAFTAAHARAVIRTATASDDKYSRGVVALRTGSLTYPGAAVLGVEGAWRAGAGLVRYIGSASALVLARRPETVTTGGCCDAWVVGSGQTRQDALEAGTTELLTGSTPVVADAGALELVVTPQALTVITPHTGEFARLAQHHGMSLTGDVASDVANMATELGAVVVLKGAQTFISAPRADQSWCVTVETPWLSTAGTGDVLAGMIGAVIAQARPTTHLAAAQAAATGVFLHSRAGALAANRGSVTPHPIVAMDVADAAPGAVAAVLNGEA; from the coding sequence ATGAAGCACACGCGGGTCGAGGCATTCACCGCTGCACATGCGCGCGCGGTGATCCGCACGGCAACCGCGTCAGATGACAAGTACTCGCGCGGAGTCGTCGCGTTGCGTACCGGCTCGCTGACCTACCCGGGTGCGGCCGTGCTTGGCGTTGAAGGCGCATGGCGTGCTGGTGCCGGTCTCGTGCGGTACATCGGTTCTGCGAGCGCGCTGGTTCTCGCACGGCGCCCGGAGACGGTTACGACAGGTGGGTGTTGCGACGCCTGGGTCGTCGGCTCTGGGCAAACCCGTCAGGACGCCCTGGAGGCCGGAACCACGGAGCTGCTGACCGGCTCGACGCCCGTGGTCGCCGATGCGGGTGCACTTGAGCTTGTTGTCACCCCACAGGCGTTGACCGTGATCACGCCGCACACTGGTGAATTTGCCCGTCTCGCGCAACACCATGGCATGTCGCTCACGGGTGACGTCGCATCTGACGTCGCAAACATGGCAACGGAGCTTGGGGCTGTGGTGGTGCTGAAGGGCGCGCAGACCTTTATTTCTGCGCCTCGCGCCGACCAGTCGTGGTGCGTCACCGTGGAAACGCCGTGGCTGTCCACCGCGGGCACCGGCGATGTGCTTGCCGGAATGATCGGCGCGGTCATCGCGCAGGCGCGGCCGACAACTCACCTAGCTGCCGCACAGGCTGCAGCTACCGGCGTCTTTCTCCACTCAAGAGCCGGTGCGCTCGCCGCGAATCGTGGTTCCGTCACCCCTCATCCGATCGTAGCGATGGACGTTGCCGACGCGGCACCCGGTGCGGTTGCTGCCGTGCTGAACGGAGAAGCATGA
- a CDS encoding hemolysin family protein: MNDWMGIVWLVILLIGNAFFVGAEFAVISARRSQIEPLAEKGSRSAKTALFAMEHATLMLATSQLGITICSLLILNVSEPAIHHLLAYPLGLTNLDAGTVDTIAFVIALLLVSYLHVVFGEMVPKNLAFSVPDRAVLLLAPPLVWISKVFHPVIWTLNWIANAVLRLFRVEPKNEAASTFTLDEVATIVNQSRAEGVLDDTAGTVSNVVEFTDKKAMDVAVPLERLVTLGESTTPNDVERAVAKYGYSRYVIVDEQSFPVGYVHLKDVLRVTQDGDPAGIRAIPAKRVHDLVPVQTTTDLEDALALMRRASKHLARVRNDAGDTVAVLFLEDIIEELIGEVQDATERGGRPSR, from the coding sequence ATGAACGACTGGATGGGAATTGTCTGGTTGGTGATTTTGCTCATCGGTAACGCCTTCTTCGTCGGTGCCGAGTTTGCCGTGATCTCGGCTCGTCGCTCACAGATTGAGCCGCTCGCGGAAAAGGGGTCACGCTCGGCGAAGACCGCTCTGTTCGCGATGGAACACGCAACGCTCATGCTGGCCACCAGCCAGCTGGGCATCACGATCTGTTCGCTGCTGATTCTGAACGTGTCAGAACCCGCGATCCACCACCTGCTGGCCTACCCGCTGGGCTTGACCAATCTGGATGCGGGCACGGTCGACACGATCGCGTTCGTGATTGCCCTGTTGCTGGTCTCGTACCTGCACGTGGTCTTCGGCGAGATGGTTCCGAAAAACCTCGCGTTCTCGGTTCCTGACCGCGCCGTGCTGTTGCTCGCGCCGCCGCTTGTGTGGATATCGAAGGTGTTTCACCCCGTCATTTGGACGTTGAACTGGATCGCGAACGCGGTGTTGCGCCTGTTCCGCGTTGAGCCGAAGAACGAGGCCGCATCCACATTCACGCTCGACGAGGTTGCCACGATCGTTAACCAGTCGCGTGCAGAAGGTGTGCTGGATGACACCGCCGGCACCGTGTCGAACGTCGTCGAGTTCACCGATAAGAAGGCGATGGACGTTGCCGTTCCGCTGGAGCGTCTTGTCACGCTCGGTGAAAGCACCACTCCGAACGACGTCGAAAGGGCCGTGGCCAAGTACGGCTACTCGCGTTACGTGATCGTGGATGAGCAGAGCTTTCCGGTCGGATACGTGCACCTCAAGGACGTGCTGCGGGTCACGCAGGATGGTGACCCGGCTGGCATTCGTGCCATTCCGGCAAAGCGTGTGCACGATCTCGTGCCTGTGCAAACCACGACAGATCTCGAAGACGCGCTCGCGCTGATGAGGCGAGCCAGCAAGCACCTGGCTCGCGTTCGCAATGACGCCGGTGACACCGTCGCCGTGCTGTTCTTGGAAGACATCATTGAAGAGCTCATCGGTGAGGTTCAAGACGCTACCGAGCGTGGTGGCCGGCCCAGCCGATAG
- a CDS encoding hemolysin family protein, producing MTIGLLLTIGTGLFVASEFALVNLDRADLEARRDRGETRLAMTIAALKITSTHLSSAQLGITLTTLLTGYTMEPAMSKLMAPIFASWGLPTAVSQPIATIVAMFVATVLSMIIGELVPKNFALALPRQTGKIVVPFQTAFTTVFKPAIVMLNGSANGILRAMGVEPKEELSGARSAEELSSLVRRSASAGVLEADTASLLNRSLTFARLSADDVMTPRPSVQALSAQDTADDVVTLARTTGHSRFPVYGESMDDIIGIVHLKAAIGVPREKRDSVPAAALSTEALRVPETVHLDVLVAELRSRGYQMAIVVDEYGGTAGIVTLEDLVEEIVGEVLDEHDRMRAGVIRGKESMTFPGELRPDELADRAGVHVPEGDVYDTVGGFIMSVLERIPQVGDQVDVADGTLTVQRMDGRRVDRVKFVPADTGEIEVQGGESK from the coding sequence ATGACCATTGGTCTCTTGCTCACCATCGGTACCGGCCTCTTCGTTGCCAGTGAGTTTGCCCTGGTGAACCTTGACCGTGCCGACCTGGAAGCGCGTCGCGACCGCGGTGAAACGCGCCTCGCTATGACGATCGCGGCGCTGAAGATCACCTCGACTCACCTCTCCAGCGCACAACTCGGCATTACGCTGACCACACTGCTGACCGGTTACACGATGGAACCGGCCATGTCGAAGCTGATGGCGCCGATATTTGCGTCGTGGGGACTGCCCACCGCGGTATCCCAACCGATTGCCACGATTGTGGCCATGTTCGTTGCCACCGTGTTGTCAATGATCATTGGCGAGTTGGTGCCCAAGAACTTTGCGCTGGCGTTGCCTCGTCAGACGGGCAAGATCGTGGTGCCCTTCCAAACCGCTTTCACCACCGTCTTCAAGCCGGCAATTGTCATGCTTAATGGTTCCGCCAACGGCATTCTTCGTGCCATGGGTGTGGAACCAAAAGAAGAGCTCAGCGGTGCGCGTTCGGCCGAAGAGCTGTCCAGCCTTGTGCGCCGTTCGGCGAGCGCCGGTGTGCTCGAAGCTGATACCGCCAGCCTGCTGAACCGTTCGTTGACGTTCGCTCGGCTGTCGGCAGATGACGTGATGACGCCGCGCCCCAGCGTGCAGGCGCTATCGGCGCAAGACACGGCGGATGACGTCGTGACTCTCGCCCGCACCACGGGTCACAGCCGCTTTCCGGTATACGGCGAGTCGATGGATGACATCATCGGCATCGTGCACCTCAAGGCGGCGATCGGCGTGCCTCGAGAGAAGCGCGACAGCGTACCCGCGGCGGCCCTCAGTACCGAGGCGCTGCGTGTTCCGGAGACCGTTCACCTCGATGTGCTTGTCGCTGAGCTTCGTTCGCGCGGCTATCAGATGGCCATCGTGGTGGATGAATACGGCGGAACCGCTGGCATCGTCACGCTGGAAGACCTGGTCGAAGAGATTGTGGGTGAAGTGCTCGACGAGCATGACCGCATGCGCGCCGGGGTGATCCGTGGAAAAGAGTCGATGACGTTCCCTGGTGAGCTGAGGCCAGACGAGTTGGCTGACCGCGCTGGTGTGCACGTGCCAGAAGGTGATGTGTACGACACCGTCGGCGGCTTCATCATGAGCGTGCTCGAGCGTATCCCGCAGGTCGGCGATCAGGTCGATGTGGCGGACGGAACCCTCACCGTGCAGCGCATGGACGGTCGCCGTGTTGATCGCGTGAAGTTTGTCCCAGCCGACACCGGGGAAATCGAAGTGCAGGGGGGTGAGAGCAAATGA
- a CDS encoding GuaB1 family IMP dehydrogenase-related protein, with protein MEFIGEQPQVDLTYSDVFLVPSRSSVTSRLDVDLTPSDGTPARIPLVASNMNSVTGPRMAATMARRGGLAVLPQDVPLQELDAAIRWVKEQPALWDTPIVLSEAATAADALRLVPAVSGVGVVVVRDPHAPLGEANVRGVVTGERLASVLADAALGDLVAAAAPAIDADDVTSARAAFDLIDETDSEIMLVRNRHGVIVGTASARSMLRATIYPPALDSNGRLAVAAAIGINGDITAKAKALAAAGVDVLVLDTAHGHQHSMVEAIRTVAALNLGLPIVAGNIVTVDAVHDLVTAGATILKVGVGPGAMCTTRMMTAVGRPQFSAVLETAQAAQDMGAHVWADGGVRYPRDVALALAAGAASIMIGSWFAGTIESPGELLRDEQGRVYKESWGMASTKAVQARFGRLSAYERARKELFAEGISSSKIYLDPLRPSVEDLLDMITSGVRSSFTYTGARTLPEFHERARIGLQSAAGYEEGKSLAVSW; from the coding sequence ATGGAGTTCATCGGCGAACAGCCTCAGGTCGATCTGACGTACAGCGACGTCTTTTTGGTGCCATCGCGGTCAAGCGTGACGAGTCGGCTGGATGTGGATCTCACACCGTCCGATGGCACCCCGGCGCGCATCCCGTTGGTCGCTTCCAACATGAACTCGGTGACGGGGCCGCGGATGGCGGCGACGATGGCGCGTCGCGGTGGGCTTGCCGTGCTGCCACAGGATGTTCCACTCCAAGAACTTGATGCCGCAATCCGCTGGGTGAAGGAGCAACCAGCGCTGTGGGATACCCCGATCGTGTTGTCTGAAGCGGCAACGGCGGCCGATGCGCTCCGGCTGGTTCCGGCGGTGTCCGGCGTGGGGGTCGTTGTTGTGCGTGACCCGCATGCGCCCCTTGGCGAAGCGAACGTGCGGGGAGTGGTGACGGGTGAGCGGTTGGCGTCCGTGCTGGCCGACGCCGCACTTGGCGACCTCGTCGCCGCCGCAGCACCGGCGATTGACGCTGACGATGTGACATCCGCTCGGGCGGCGTTCGACCTAATCGATGAGACAGACAGCGAGATCATGCTGGTGCGAAACCGCCACGGCGTCATCGTAGGAACGGCGAGCGCACGCAGCATGTTGCGTGCGACGATCTACCCGCCTGCGCTGGATTCGAATGGACGATTGGCAGTTGCGGCGGCCATCGGCATCAACGGCGACATCACGGCGAAGGCGAAAGCGCTCGCCGCGGCGGGCGTTGACGTTCTCGTGCTCGACACCGCGCACGGGCACCAACACAGCATGGTCGAAGCGATCAGGACTGTCGCTGCTTTGAACCTCGGCCTACCGATCGTGGCAGGCAATATTGTCACCGTTGATGCGGTCCACGACCTCGTGACCGCGGGCGCAACCATTCTGAAAGTAGGCGTGGGGCCAGGAGCCATGTGCACCACGCGCATGATGACTGCGGTGGGGCGCCCGCAGTTCTCAGCCGTATTAGAAACTGCGCAGGCGGCGCAAGACATGGGTGCCCACGTTTGGGCCGATGGCGGCGTGCGTTACCCGCGTGATGTTGCTTTGGCGCTCGCGGCTGGAGCGGCGTCGATCATGATTGGTTCGTGGTTTGCCGGAACCATTGAGTCACCTGGAGAGCTTCTCCGTGATGAGCAGGGGCGCGTGTACAAAGAGTCGTGGGGAATGGCGTCGACGAAGGCGGTGCAGGCCCGCTTTGGCCGGCTGAGCGCCTACGAGCGAGCCCGCAAAGAACTTTTTGCCGAGGGCATTTCCTCGTCAAAGATTTATCTCGATCCGCTCCGCCCGAGCGTTGAAGACCTCCTCGACATGATCACCAGCGGCGTGCGCTCGTCGTTCACGTACACAGGTGCCCGCACGCTTCCCGAATTTCACGAGCGTGCTCGCATTGGCCTGCAATCGGCAGCGGGATATGAAGAAGGCAAATCTCTCGCCGTCAGCTGGTGA